Proteins from a genomic interval of Diaphorobacter sp. HDW4A:
- a CDS encoding integrating conjugative element protein: MNLNRKSLERKCRLALSIAFICSVQLGMSSNAHAQPVRNSSLYYRMGGASPGGSANYRGQAAHNLSLGANLRLNYSCGKFDIGLSWTNIMNNLSKLGQTVTNAIQSGIAALPMYILQRAQPGLYQLFQNYSQKVDLLTSAGLKSCEEMEAMIKAGKDPYEDWMKMAKGDAWKIKASGSGDVYQSKIDIEKNEAGNKAGIPWVFGKRAGGVDSSPIEPIKDLSIAGYNATINKAVTASSVTDYSASTAEKNSRLVRAFSTPETLAKWATDVLGDQRVYTCSEEDCPKPTTVTTASGLGPKYEAEVDTVMPKLQTLATPSTTASYAELAEIAAPGFGVSPQLLDAVRRLPTETRNMAVNRLGQEMAMHRVIDKALVARAVLLTGLSLPEVMAAGDALRTTQDSIDRLTRYIDDLMYEAKIRKELTSNTALSIMSDQFVTDSRAMQVPDGTPAEKAPLTGGRVKP, from the coding sequence ATGAACCTGAACCGTAAATCGCTTGAACGCAAGTGCCGTCTCGCGCTCAGCATTGCCTTCATCTGCTCGGTGCAATTGGGCATGTCCTCCAATGCACACGCCCAGCCGGTGCGCAACTCATCTCTCTACTACCGCATGGGAGGAGCCTCGCCCGGCGGTAGCGCCAACTACCGTGGCCAGGCCGCGCACAACCTGAGTCTGGGAGCGAACCTGCGCCTGAACTACTCGTGCGGCAAGTTCGACATTGGCCTGTCATGGACGAACATCATGAACAACCTGTCCAAGCTCGGGCAGACGGTCACCAACGCCATCCAGTCGGGCATCGCCGCGCTGCCGATGTACATCCTGCAGCGGGCGCAGCCGGGTCTGTATCAGCTCTTCCAGAACTATTCGCAGAAGGTGGATCTGCTGACCTCCGCCGGCCTCAAGTCCTGCGAAGAAATGGAGGCCATGATCAAGGCGGGCAAGGACCCGTACGAGGACTGGATGAAGATGGCCAAGGGTGATGCCTGGAAGATCAAGGCCTCGGGCTCGGGCGACGTCTACCAGTCCAAGATCGACATCGAGAAGAACGAGGCCGGCAACAAGGCCGGTATTCCATGGGTCTTCGGCAAGCGCGCCGGAGGCGTGGACAGCAGTCCCATCGAGCCCATCAAGGACCTGTCGATTGCGGGCTACAACGCCACCATCAACAAGGCGGTCACGGCCTCGTCGGTGACGGACTACAGCGCCTCCACGGCAGAAAAGAACTCGCGCTTGGTGCGGGCCTTCAGCACCCCCGAGACACTCGCCAAGTGGGCCACCGACGTGCTGGGCGACCAACGCGTCTACACCTGCAGCGAAGAGGATTGCCCCAAACCCACGACCGTGACCACCGCCAGCGGTCTGGGTCCCAAGTACGAGGCGGAGGTGGACACCGTGATGCCCAAGCTGCAGACGCTGGCCACCCCATCCACAACAGCCTCCTACGCGGAGCTGGCCGAGATCGCTGCTCCGGGATTCGGCGTGTCGCCCCAGCTGCTCGATGCTGTGCGCCGCCTGCCTACGGAGACACGCAACATGGCGGTGAACCGGCTCGGACAGGAGATGGCCATGCACCGGGTGATCGACAAGGCGCTGGTGGCGCGTGCCGTGCTGCTCACCGGCCTGAGCCTGCCCGAGGTGATGGCCGCGGGCGACGCGCTGCGCACCACGCAGGATTCCATCGACCGTCTCACCCGCTACATCGACGACCTGATGTACGAGGCCAAGATCCGCAAGGAGCTGACCTCCAACACGGCGCTGTCCATCATGAGCGACCAGTTCGTGACCGACAGCCGCGCCATGCAGGTGCCGGACGGAACCCCCGCCGAGAAAGCGCCTTTGACAGGCGGACGGGTGAAGCCATGA